A DNA window from Actinomadura coerulea contains the following coding sequences:
- the ppdK gene encoding pyruvate, phosphate dikinase — MRKFVYDFTEGNKDLKDLLGGKGANLAEMTNLGLPVPPGFTITAEACRHYLEHGSLPDGLADEVNRHLAALESAMGKKLGQSDDPLLVSVRSGAKFSMPGMMETVLNVGLNDESVHGLASQAGDERFAWDSYRRLIQMFGKTVMDIDGDLFEDAVEDVKRARGSDDDGDLTAGDLRELVDRFKVIVREKAGREFPTDPREQMDLAVEAVFDSWNAPRAILYRRQERIPVDLGTAVNICSMVFGNMGLDSGTGVAFTRDPASGQQGIYGDYLQNAQGEDVVAGIRNTVPLKELERIDKASYDRLLEIMETLENHYRDMCDIEFTIERGKLWMLQTRVGKRTAGAAFRIACQLLDQGLIDLDEAARRVTGDQLAQLMFPRFTDRVDGVKKITKGMNASPGAAVGKAVFTSERAVELAGRGEEVILVRRETNPDDLAGMVAARGVLTSRGGKTSHAAVVARGMGKTCVCGAEELDVDVKGGHFTAPGGVTVREGDVISIDGSSGDVYLGEVAVEDSPVVRYFEGQLPVGDGDDLVKAVHRVMEHADARAALKVRANADNPEDSARARRFGAAGIGLCRTEHMFLGDRRQLVEELILAEDDDERQAALDALEPHQKSDFEGIFEAMDGLPVTIRLIDPPLHEFLPDITELSVRVALAGDEADAKDRRLLEAVNRLHEQNPMLGLRGVRLGLVIPGLFGMQVRAIAEAAAARRRAGGDPRPEIMIPLVGAVQELEAVRDEARGILAAVRESSGVDVPALIGTMIELPRAALTAGQIAEAAEFFSFGTNDLTQTTWGFSRDDVEAAFFSRYLELGIFGVSPFETLDREGVGRLVRIAAEEGRRARPGLKLGICGEHGGDPDSVHFCHEVGLDYVSCSPFRIPVARLEAGRAAIQAADASGGSDSR, encoded by the coding sequence GTGCGGAAGTTCGTGTACGACTTCACTGAGGGAAACAAGGACCTCAAGGACCTCCTGGGGGGCAAGGGCGCCAACCTGGCCGAGATGACCAATCTCGGCCTGCCCGTGCCGCCGGGGTTCACGATCACCGCGGAGGCCTGCCGGCACTACCTTGAGCACGGGAGCCTGCCCGACGGCCTGGCGGACGAGGTGAACCGGCACCTGGCCGCCCTGGAGTCGGCGATGGGCAAGAAGCTCGGCCAGAGCGACGACCCTCTCCTTGTCAGCGTGCGGTCCGGCGCCAAGTTCAGCATGCCGGGCATGATGGAGACCGTCCTCAACGTCGGGTTGAACGACGAGTCCGTGCACGGCCTCGCCTCGCAGGCGGGCGACGAGCGTTTCGCGTGGGACTCCTACCGCCGGCTGATCCAGATGTTCGGCAAGACCGTCATGGACATCGACGGCGACCTGTTCGAGGACGCCGTCGAGGACGTCAAGCGGGCCCGGGGCAGCGACGACGACGGCGACCTGACCGCCGGGGACCTCAGGGAGCTCGTCGACCGGTTCAAGGTCATCGTACGGGAGAAGGCGGGTCGAGAGTTCCCGACCGATCCGCGCGAGCAGATGGACCTTGCCGTCGAGGCGGTGTTCGACTCCTGGAACGCGCCCCGCGCCATCCTCTACCGGCGGCAGGAGCGCATCCCCGTCGACCTCGGCACGGCCGTCAACATCTGCTCGATGGTCTTCGGCAACATGGGGCTGGACTCGGGGACGGGCGTGGCCTTCACCCGCGACCCCGCGTCCGGGCAGCAGGGCATCTACGGCGACTACCTGCAGAACGCCCAGGGCGAGGACGTCGTCGCGGGCATCCGCAACACCGTCCCCCTGAAGGAACTGGAGCGCATCGACAAGGCGTCCTACGACCGGCTTCTCGAGATCATGGAGACGCTGGAGAACCACTACCGCGACATGTGCGACATCGAGTTCACGATCGAGCGCGGGAAGCTGTGGATGCTGCAGACCCGGGTCGGCAAGCGGACCGCCGGCGCGGCGTTCCGGATCGCCTGCCAGCTGCTCGACCAGGGGCTCATCGACCTGGACGAGGCCGCCCGCCGCGTCACCGGCGACCAGCTCGCCCAGCTGATGTTCCCCCGCTTCACCGACCGGGTGGACGGGGTCAAGAAGATCACCAAGGGCATGAACGCCTCGCCCGGCGCGGCCGTCGGAAAGGCCGTGTTCACCTCCGAGCGGGCCGTGGAGCTCGCCGGGCGGGGGGAGGAGGTGATCCTCGTCCGCCGCGAGACCAACCCCGACGACCTCGCCGGCATGGTCGCGGCCAGGGGCGTCCTGACCTCCCGCGGCGGCAAGACCTCGCACGCCGCGGTCGTCGCGCGCGGCATGGGCAAGACGTGCGTGTGCGGCGCCGAGGAGCTCGACGTCGACGTCAAGGGCGGCCACTTCACCGCGCCCGGCGGCGTCACGGTCCGGGAGGGCGACGTCATCTCGATCGACGGGTCGTCCGGCGACGTCTACCTCGGGGAGGTGGCGGTCGAGGACTCGCCCGTCGTCCGCTACTTCGAGGGGCAGCTCCCGGTCGGGGACGGCGACGACCTCGTCAAGGCCGTGCACCGGGTCATGGAGCACGCCGACGCCCGGGCCGCGCTGAAGGTCCGCGCGAACGCCGACAACCCGGAGGACTCCGCCCGGGCCCGCAGGTTCGGCGCCGCCGGCATCGGGCTGTGCCGCACCGAGCACATGTTCCTCGGCGACCGGCGGCAGCTCGTCGAGGAGCTCATCCTCGCCGAGGACGACGACGAGCGGCAGGCCGCGCTGGACGCCCTGGAGCCGCACCAGAAGAGCGACTTCGAGGGCATCTTCGAGGCGATGGACGGACTGCCCGTCACCATCCGGCTCATCGACCCGCCGCTGCACGAGTTCCTCCCCGACATCACCGAGCTGTCGGTCAGGGTCGCGCTCGCGGGCGACGAAGCGGACGCCAAGGACCGGAGACTGCTCGAAGCAGTCAACCGACTGCACGAGCAGAACCCTATGCTGGGCCTGCGCGGCGTGCGGCTGGGTTTGGTGATTCCCGGTCTGTTCGGGATGCAGGTGCGCGCGATCGCGGAGGCCGCGGCGGCGCGCCGGCGGGCGGGCGGCGACCCGCGCCCGGAGATCATGATCCCGCTGGTCGGGGCGGTCCAGGAGCTGGAGGCCGTCCGGGACGAGGCGCGCGGCATCCTCGCCGCGGTCCGGGAGTCGAGCGGGGTCGACGTGCCGGCGTTGATCGGCACGATGATCGAGCTGCCCCGGGCGGCGCTGACCGCCGGGCAGATCGCCGAGGCCGCCGAGTTCTTCTCCTTCGGCACCAACGACCTCACCCAGACGACCTGGGGCTTCTCCCGCGACGACGTGGAGGCGGCGTTCTTCTCGCGCTACCTGGAGCTCGGGATCTTCGGGGTGTCGCCGTTCGAGACCCTCGACCGCGAGGGCGTCGGCAGGCTCGTGCGGATCGCCGCCGAGGAGGGCCGCCGGGCGCGGCCCGGCCTCAAACTCGGCATCTGCGGCGAGCACGGCGGCGATCCCGACTCGGTGCACTTCTGCCATGAGGTGGGCCTCGACTACGTGTCCTGCTCGCCGTTCCGCATCCCCGTGGCGCGGCTGGAGGCGGGCCGCGCGGCCATCCAGGCCGCGGACGCCTCCGGGGGCAGCGACAGCCGCTGA
- a CDS encoding glycoside hydrolase family 15 protein encodes MRPKVAGGRAGDPFAPIADFGFLSDCETTALVAPSGNIEWMCLPRMDSPSVFGSILDRDAGYFRVGPAGVEVPAAQRYIPGTMVMETTWWVHGGWLVVTDALLMGPWHHETERSHTHRRAPTDYDADHVLLRMVRCVNGQVQVRLDCMPVFDYGQTPARWEHTGSGYHEAAARGNGVGLRLTTDMNVGFEGSLATSRTLLKQGESRFVALSWSEHAAPSSWEEAQERLVWTVHHWQHWLDRGRFPDHPWRSHLQRSALTLKGLTFAPSGAVAAAATTSLPETPGGDRNWDYRYTWIRDSTMALWAFYTLGYDWEANDFFYFITDVAEAAEGKLQIMYGLDGREELPESTLDHLTGYDNARPVRIGNEAYMQAQHDVWGAIIGSIYLFVRKRDRLDDRLWKIVVKQVEDALANWRTPDCGMWEVRGEPQHFTSSKVFCWVAADRGARLARIRGDQERALRWQAAADEIHADVLANALDERGVFTAHYGATALDASALLIPLLGFLPADDKRVRETVLAIADELSEDDLVLRYRAAETDDGFESDEGTFTICSFWLVSTLVMVGELERARALCEKLLSYASPLQLYAEEIDPHTGRHLGNFPQAFTHLALINAVMQVIRAENPQDQPPLA; translated from the coding sequence GTGAGGCCGAAGGTCGCCGGCGGCCGGGCGGGAGATCCGTTCGCCCCCATCGCCGATTTCGGGTTCCTGTCCGACTGCGAGACGACCGCCCTGGTCGCGCCCAGCGGCAACATCGAGTGGATGTGCCTGCCGAGGATGGACTCGCCCAGCGTGTTCGGCTCCATCCTGGACCGTGACGCCGGATACTTCCGGGTCGGCCCGGCGGGCGTGGAGGTGCCCGCCGCGCAGCGCTACATCCCGGGGACCATGGTGATGGAGACCACCTGGTGGGTGCACGGCGGCTGGCTGGTCGTGACGGACGCTCTGCTCATGGGCCCGTGGCACCACGAGACGGAACGGTCCCACACCCACCGCAGGGCGCCCACCGACTACGACGCCGACCACGTTCTGCTGCGGATGGTGCGGTGCGTGAACGGGCAGGTGCAGGTCCGCCTCGACTGCATGCCGGTGTTCGACTACGGGCAGACGCCGGCGCGCTGGGAGCACACCGGCTCCGGCTACCACGAGGCCGCCGCGCGCGGCAACGGCGTCGGGCTGCGGCTCACCACCGACATGAACGTCGGTTTCGAGGGGTCGCTCGCCACGTCCCGGACGCTGCTGAAGCAGGGCGAGTCCCGGTTCGTCGCGCTGTCCTGGAGCGAGCACGCGGCGCCCTCGTCGTGGGAGGAGGCGCAGGAGCGGCTCGTCTGGACCGTCCACCACTGGCAGCACTGGCTCGACCGGGGCCGCTTCCCCGACCATCCGTGGCGCAGCCACCTGCAGCGCAGCGCGCTGACGCTGAAGGGGCTGACGTTCGCCCCGTCCGGCGCGGTCGCGGCCGCGGCGACGACGTCGCTGCCGGAGACGCCGGGCGGCGACCGGAACTGGGACTACCGCTACACCTGGATCCGCGACTCCACGATGGCCCTCTGGGCGTTCTACACGCTCGGCTACGACTGGGAGGCCAACGACTTCTTCTACTTCATCACCGACGTCGCCGAGGCCGCCGAGGGCAAGCTGCAGATCATGTACGGGCTGGACGGGCGCGAGGAGCTGCCCGAGTCCACGCTCGACCACCTCACCGGCTACGACAACGCCCGCCCGGTGCGCATCGGCAACGAGGCGTACATGCAGGCGCAGCATGACGTCTGGGGCGCGATCATCGGCTCCATCTACCTGTTCGTGCGCAAGCGGGACCGGCTCGACGACCGGCTGTGGAAGATCGTCGTCAAGCAGGTCGAGGACGCCCTCGCCAACTGGCGGACGCCCGACTGCGGCATGTGGGAGGTGCGCGGCGAACCGCAGCACTTCACCTCCTCCAAGGTGTTCTGCTGGGTCGCGGCCGACCGCGGGGCCCGGCTCGCCCGCATCCGCGGGGACCAGGAGCGGGCGCTGCGCTGGCAGGCCGCGGCCGACGAGATCCACGCCGACGTGCTCGCCAACGCGCTGGACGAGCGCGGCGTCTTCACCGCCCACTACGGCGCGACGGCGCTGGACGCCTCAGCGCTGCTGATCCCGCTGCTCGGTTTCCTCCCCGCCGACGACAAGCGCGTCCGGGAGACCGTCCTCGCCATCGCCGACGAACTGTCGGAGGACGACCTCGTCCTGCGCTACCGCGCGGCGGAGACCGACGACGGGTTCGAGTCCGACGAGGGCACGTTCACGATCTGCTCCTTCTGGCTGGTCAGCACCCTGGTGATGGTCGGCGAGCTGGAGCGGGCCCGCGCCCTGTGCGAGAAGCTGCTGTCCTACGCGAGCCCGCTGCAGCTGTACGCCGAGGAGATCGACCCGCACACCGGCCGCCACCTCGGCAACTTCCCGCAGGCGTTCACCCACCTGGCGCTGATCAACGCCGTCATGCAGGTGATCAGGGCGGAGAACCCCCAGGACCAGCCGCCCCTGGCCTGA